In a single window of the Synechococcus sp. MW101C3 genome:
- a CDS encoding UDP-N-acetylmuramoyl-L-alanyl-D-glutamate--2,6-diaminopimelate ligase yields MTQPLHSLLHQSGLEVPRTLGDETVTGVSCDSRQVGAGTLFVGVPGGQVDGGVFWPKALSNGAVAAVIGAAAAAQCPPSATDPVLVVQGPLAEIAGRLAAAFWGEPSQQLALIGVTGTNGKTTTTHLIEHLAAACGQPVALFGTLSNRWPGHSATASHTTAFADELQRQLAEAVAAGARVGAMEVSSHALDQARVAGCRFAGAVFTNLTQDHLDYHPSMQAYFEAKALLFASERLAGGAVVNIDDPWGAQLAERLTDTLGERLWRCSLATPAEAPAGAGVAELGVRDLVVGADGVSGTLVSPLGSGPFCSPLVGRFNLMNLLEAVGALLQQGLDLAPLLAAIDSFRGVPGRMERVVLAGGAGTDLPAVLVDYAHTPDGLENALAACRPFCSGRLICVFGCGGDRDRGKRPQMAAIAARLADRVVVTSDNPRTEDPQRILDDVVAGIPAGTDLVVEGDRATAIALGIASAAPGDLVLIAGKGHEDYQILGTTKIHFDDREEAQKALQLRTV; encoded by the coding sequence ATGACCCAGCCTCTCCATTCCCTCCTGCACCAGAGCGGTCTGGAGGTGCCCCGCACCCTGGGGGATGAGACCGTCACCGGCGTGAGCTGCGATTCCCGCCAAGTGGGCGCCGGCACCCTGTTCGTGGGGGTGCCCGGTGGTCAGGTGGACGGCGGCGTGTTCTGGCCCAAGGCGCTGAGCAATGGCGCGGTGGCTGCGGTGATCGGCGCGGCGGCCGCCGCCCAGTGCCCGCCCTCCGCCACCGACCCAGTGCTGGTGGTGCAGGGACCGCTGGCGGAAATTGCCGGACGGCTGGCCGCGGCCTTCTGGGGGGAGCCCAGCCAGCAGCTGGCCCTGATCGGCGTCACCGGCACCAACGGCAAAACCACCACCACCCATCTGATCGAACATCTGGCAGCCGCCTGCGGCCAGCCGGTCGCCCTGTTCGGCACGCTCAGCAACCGCTGGCCCGGACACAGCGCCACCGCCTCGCACACCACCGCCTTCGCCGACGAGCTGCAGCGGCAACTGGCCGAGGCGGTGGCCGCAGGCGCCCGGGTCGGGGCGATGGAGGTGAGCTCCCATGCCCTTGATCAAGCGCGGGTGGCGGGCTGCCGCTTCGCCGGTGCCGTGTTCACCAACCTCACCCAGGACCACCTCGACTACCACCCGTCGATGCAGGCCTACTTCGAGGCCAAGGCGCTGCTGTTCGCCTCCGAGCGGCTGGCAGGGGGCGCCGTGGTGAACATCGACGACCCGTGGGGCGCGCAGCTGGCGGAGCGCCTGACGGACACCCTCGGCGAGCGACTCTGGCGCTGCTCCCTGGCGACACCGGCCGAAGCGCCGGCGGGGGCGGGCGTGGCGGAGCTGGGTGTGCGTGATCTGGTGGTCGGGGCCGATGGCGTCAGCGGCACCCTGGTGAGCCCGCTGGGCTCAGGGCCGTTCTGCTCGCCGCTGGTGGGGCGCTTCAACCTGATGAACCTGCTGGAGGCGGTGGGCGCCCTGCTGCAGCAGGGGCTGGATCTGGCCCCGCTGCTGGCGGCGATCGACAGCTTCCGCGGGGTGCCCGGCCGCATGGAGCGGGTGGTGCTGGCTGGTGGTGCCGGCACTGACCTGCCGGCGGTGCTGGTGGACTACGCCCACACCCCCGATGGGCTGGAGAACGCCCTGGCCGCCTGCCGGCCCTTCTGCTCCGGCCGGCTGATCTGCGTGTTCGGCTGCGGCGGTGACCGTGACCGCGGCAAGCGGCCCCAGATGGCGGCGATCGCCGCCCGGCTGGCGGATCGGGTGGTGGTCACCTCCGACAATCCGCGCACGGAAGACCCCCAGCGCATCCTCGACGACGTGGTGGCCGGCATTCCCGCCGGCACCGACCTGGTGGTGGAGGGAGACCGGGCCACCGCCATCGCCCTCGGCATCGCCAGCGCCGCGCCCGGCGATCTGGTGCTGATCGCCGGCAAGGGCCATGAGGACTATCAGATTCTTGGCACCACCAAGATCCACTTCGACGACCGGGAAGAAGCGCAGAAGGCGCTGCAGCTCAGAACCGTCTGA
- the aqpZ gene encoding aquaporin Z: MASSVPLAKKFFAELIGTFWLVLGGCGSAVLAAVFPYDNPAANPLGLGFLGVSLAFGLTLLTMVYTFGHISGCHINPAVSFGLWAGGKFPGSQLLPYVIAQVLGGVIAGGVILLVASGREGFALTGGNPLATNGWGAHSPGGYGFLAALVIEVILTFVFLLVIMGATDRLAPGGFAGVPIGLSLTLIHLISIPVTNTSVNPARSTAVAVWVGGDAMAQLWLFWVAPIAGALLAGWVHRTLMASDTVG; this comes from the coding sequence ATGGCCTCCAGTGTTCCACTGGCGAAGAAGTTCTTCGCTGAACTGATCGGCACCTTCTGGCTGGTGCTCGGAGGCTGCGGCAGCGCCGTGCTGGCAGCGGTGTTCCCCTACGACAACCCCGCCGCCAACCCTCTGGGCCTGGGCTTCCTCGGCGTCTCGCTCGCCTTCGGTCTGACCCTGCTGACCATGGTCTACACCTTCGGGCACATCTCCGGCTGTCACATCAACCCGGCCGTCAGCTTCGGGCTGTGGGCCGGCGGCAAGTTTCCCGGCTCCCAGCTGCTGCCCTACGTGATCGCCCAGGTGCTCGGCGGCGTGATCGCCGGCGGTGTGATCCTGCTCGTGGCCAGCGGCAGGGAGGGCTTCGCCCTCACTGGTGGCAATCCGCTGGCCACCAACGGCTGGGGAGCCCACTCCCCCGGCGGCTACGGCTTCCTGGCCGCGCTGGTGATCGAGGTGATCCTCACGTTCGTGTTCCTGCTGGTGATCATGGGCGCCACCGATCGCCTGGCTCCCGGCGGCTTTGCCGGGGTGCCGATCGGTCTCAGCCTCACCCTCATTCACCTGATCAGCATCCCCGTCACCAACACCTCCGTGAACCCCGCCCGCAGCACCGCCGTGGCGGTGTGGGTCGGCGGCGATGCCATGGCTCAGCTGTGGCTGTTCTGGGTGGCACCGATTGCCGGCGCCCTGCTGGCGGGCTGGGTTCACCGCACCCTGATGGCGTCCGACACGGTCGGCTGA
- the yidD gene encoding membrane protein insertion efficiency factor YidD: MTLSFRANALSALVARVLMGLIQAYRQWLSPLLGPRCRFIPSCSAYGLEAIQRHGPWRGGWLTARRLLRCHPFTPCGCDPVPD; this comes from the coding sequence ATCACTCTATCTTTCCGGGCCAACGCCCTCTCCGCCCTGGTCGCGAGGGTGCTTATGGGCCTGATCCAGGCCTACCGGCAGTGGCTGTCTCCCCTGCTGGGGCCCCGCTGCCGCTTCATCCCCAGCTGCAGCGCCTATGGCCTGGAGGCCATTCAACGCCATGGCCCCTGGCGGGGTGGTTGGCTCACGGCCCGCCGCCTGCTGCGCTGTCACCCCTTCACCCCGTGCGGCTGCGATCCGGTTCCCGATTGA
- the trpC gene encoding indole-3-glycerol phosphate synthase TrpC — protein MEIRRRPPNPPVKVANLQFGIPHPEQEPQHILERIVWEKDREVAAARERVPLETLQRQLRDLPPTRDFVAALRASCRKPAVIAEIKKASPSKGVIRADFDPVAIARGYAAGGASCLSVLTDKRFFQGGFEVLVEVRQVVDLPLLCKDFILSPYQLHQARAAGADAALLIAAILTDQDVVYLMKVARALGLAVLVEVHDADELERMLRLPIWSEPITAAHTLIGINNRDLTSFHTDLATTEQLMVRFGDQVRQRGVLLVSESGLFSRDDLDRVQSAGADAVLVGEALMRQPDVTAALEQLISG, from the coding sequence TTGGAGATTCGTCGCCGTCCACCCAATCCGCCGGTGAAGGTGGCCAATCTTCAGTTCGGCATTCCCCATCCCGAGCAGGAGCCCCAGCACATCCTCGAGCGGATCGTCTGGGAGAAAGATCGCGAGGTGGCCGCCGCCAGAGAGCGGGTGCCGCTGGAAACGCTGCAGCGCCAACTGCGCGACCTGCCCCCCACCCGTGATTTCGTTGCCGCGCTGCGGGCGAGCTGCCGCAAGCCCGCGGTGATCGCCGAGATCAAGAAAGCCAGCCCCAGCAAAGGCGTGATCCGCGCCGATTTCGATCCGGTGGCCATTGCCAGGGGCTATGCGGCCGGTGGCGCCAGCTGCCTGTCGGTGCTCACCGACAAGAGGTTTTTCCAGGGCGGCTTCGAGGTGCTGGTTGAGGTGCGCCAGGTGGTGGATCTGCCCCTGCTCTGCAAGGACTTCATCCTTTCCCCCTACCAGCTGCACCAGGCACGCGCCGCCGGCGCCGATGCGGCCCTGCTGATCGCGGCGATTCTCACCGACCAGGACGTGGTTTACCTGATGAAGGTGGCCCGTGCCCTGGGGCTGGCCGTGCTGGTGGAGGTGCATGACGCCGACGAGCTGGAGCGGATGCTGCGCCTGCCCATCTGGTCGGAGCCAATCACGGCGGCTCACACCCTGATCGGCATCAACAACCGCGACCTCACCAGCTTCCACACCGATCTCGCCACCACCGAGCAACTGATGGTCCGTTTCGGCGATCAGGTGCGGCAGCGGGGAGTACTGCTGGTGAGCGAATCGGGGCTGTTCAGCCGCGACGACCTCGACCGGGTGCAGAGCGCCGGCGCCGATGCGGTGCTGGTGGGGGAAGCACTGATGCGCCAGCCGGATGTGACCGCCGCCTTGGAGCAGCTGATCAGCGGCTGA
- a CDS encoding DUF177 domain-containing protein, whose protein sequence is MTQRGPSHPPQAVPLQPIPLQQLRLMPQGCHWAVDQHLPALTTLTPVRGTITALHGGSVLEVSGAAHTIITLCCDRCLRHYNQPIAFKEREPLWIGDAEPSEPDDDPLDGPCERLDPQGSFDPAHWLFEQLSLQWPLRNHCGPDCPGPASWGTHDAAPIPDSASQDGAGIDPRWARLRELR, encoded by the coding sequence GTGACACAGCGCGGCCCCTCCCACCCTCCGCAGGCGGTGCCGCTGCAGCCGATCCCCCTGCAGCAGCTGCGGCTGATGCCCCAGGGGTGTCACTGGGCGGTCGACCAGCATCTGCCGGCCCTCACCACCCTCACGCCGGTGCGGGGCACGATCACTGCCCTGCATGGCGGCAGCGTGCTGGAGGTGAGCGGTGCGGCCCACACGATCATCACCCTCTGCTGCGACCGCTGCCTGCGCCACTACAACCAGCCGATCGCCTTCAAGGAGCGTGAACCGCTCTGGATCGGCGACGCTGAACCGAGCGAGCCAGATGACGACCCGCTCGATGGCCCCTGCGAGCGCCTTGATCCCCAGGGCAGTTTCGATCCCGCCCATTGGCTGTTCGAGCAGCTCAGCCTGCAATGGCCCCTGCGCAACCATTGCGGCCCCGACTGCCCCGGGCCTGCCAGCTGGGGCACCCACGACGCGGCCCCGATCCCCGATTCCGCTTCCCAGGATGGTGCTGGGATCGACCCGCGCTGGGCGCGGTTGCGTGAGCTCCGCTGA
- a CDS encoding glutaredoxin family protein has protein sequence MTATAGLPPLTLYRRDGCCLCDGLEQRLRALEPRPDLVLVDVASDPALEARYGLEIPVLAVRRADQLQELPRASPRLSGAALDRWLRKCLAALSDAPESA, from the coding sequence ATGACCGCCACGGCCGGCCTGCCCCCTCTGACGCTCTACCGGCGCGACGGCTGTTGCCTCTGCGACGGGCTGGAGCAACGGCTGCGGGCGCTTGAACCCCGTCCCGACCTGGTGCTGGTGGATGTGGCGAGCGACCCCGCGCTCGAGGCCCGTTACGGGCTGGAGATTCCGGTGCTGGCTGTACGGCGCGCCGATCAGCTGCAGGAATTGCCGCGGGCATCGCCGCGGCTCAGCGGGGCCGCCCTCGACCGCTGGCTGAGGAAGTGTCTGGCAGCGCTATCGGATGCCCCCGAATCCGCCTAA
- a CDS encoding AAA family ATPase translates to MTAPWIDQLDLLIRSRTPILWIRSPEEERIQTLLTTAAERLGQRLLLRWDFVQGLEGLPNRRGEAARNPMAALDSIESLPPDQPAILLLLDFNRYCEDPGISRRLRNLATSLRRQPRTLVITAPDWQVPRELEECITVLELPLPSPSEISQLLTNIGQASGRPPEPALLEQLAHCCSGLTEQRIRQVAARALARRGQLGEADLTEVLEEKRQAIARSELLEYCPTEATPSDIGGLDALKHWLKQRKLAFSDEAERYGLPLPRGVLLVGPQGTGKSLTAKAIAHSWAMPLLRLDVGRLFAGLVGASEARTRDMIRRAEAMAPCVLWIDEIDKGFGGDSRSDGGTSQRVLASLLTWMAEKTSAVFVVATANGVDSLPPELMRKGRFDEIFLLDLPDVAERLAILDLQLRRRRPDHRIPLDVLVDRTAGFSGAELEQVVVEAMHLAFGDHREFGEPDLIAAASDLVPLSRTAREQLEALKHWAESGRARPASRLRGVTKTDAE, encoded by the coding sequence ATGACGGCGCCCTGGATCGACCAGCTGGATCTGCTGATCCGTTCGCGCACGCCGATCCTCTGGATCCGCAGCCCTGAAGAGGAGCGCATCCAGACGCTGCTCACCACCGCGGCCGAGCGGCTGGGCCAGCGGCTGCTGCTGCGCTGGGATTTCGTGCAGGGGCTGGAGGGCCTGCCCAACCGGCGGGGGGAGGCAGCCCGCAACCCGATGGCGGCGCTCGACAGCATCGAATCCCTGCCTCCGGATCAACCAGCGATCCTGCTGCTGCTGGATTTCAACCGCTACTGCGAGGACCCGGGCATCTCGCGCCGCCTGCGCAATCTGGCTACCAGCCTGCGCCGCCAGCCCCGCACCCTGGTGATCACGGCCCCCGACTGGCAGGTGCCGCGCGAACTGGAGGAGTGCATCACCGTGCTCGAGCTGCCCCTTCCCAGTCCCAGCGAGATCAGCCAGCTGCTCACCAACATCGGTCAGGCCAGCGGCCGGCCGCCGGAGCCTGCCCTGCTGGAGCAACTGGCCCACTGCTGTAGCGGCCTCACCGAGCAACGCATCCGTCAGGTGGCCGCCCGGGCCCTGGCCCGCCGGGGGCAGCTCGGCGAAGCCGATCTCACCGAAGTGCTGGAGGAGAAGCGGCAGGCGATCGCCCGCAGCGAGCTGCTGGAGTATTGCCCAACCGAAGCGACCCCCTCCGACATCGGCGGCCTCGACGCCCTCAAGCACTGGTTGAAGCAGCGCAAGCTGGCCTTCAGCGACGAGGCCGAGCGCTATGGCCTGCCGCTACCCCGCGGTGTGCTGCTGGTCGGTCCACAGGGCACGGGAAAATCGCTCACGGCCAAGGCGATCGCCCACAGCTGGGCGATGCCGCTGCTGCGCCTCGATGTGGGACGCCTGTTCGCCGGCCTGGTAGGAGCCAGCGAGGCCCGCACCCGGGACATGATCCGCCGCGCCGAGGCCATGGCCCCCTGCGTGCTCTGGATCGACGAGATCGACAAGGGCTTCGGTGGCGACAGCCGCAGCGACGGCGGCACCAGTCAGAGGGTGCTGGCCAGCCTGCTCACCTGGATGGCGGAGAAAACCTCCGCCGTGTTCGTGGTGGCCACCGCCAACGGGGTGGACAGCCTGCCCCCCGAGCTGATGCGCAAAGGACGCTTCGACGAGATCTTCCTGCTCGATCTGCCTGATGTGGCTGAGCGGCTGGCGATTCTCGATCTGCAGCTGCGCCGGCGGCGCCCCGACCACCGCATCCCCCTGGATGTGCTCGTGGACCGCACCGCTGGCTTCTCCGGCGCAGAACTGGAGCAGGTGGTGGTGGAGGCCATGCACCTCGCCTTCGGCGACCACAGGGAGTTCGGTGAGCCTGATCTGATTGCCGCCGCCAGTGATCTGGTGCCCCTGTCGCGCACGGCGCGGGAACAGTTGGAGGCGCTCAAACACTGGGCCGAGAGTGGCCGGGCCCGCCCGGCCTCCAGATTGCGCGGCGTAACGAAAACAGACGCCGAGTAA
- a CDS encoding aminotransferase class V-fold PLP-dependent enzyme, translating to MDPHTPAQLRQLMPALANKSYFNYGGQGPLPTPSLAAITASWQRLQELGPFTTDVWPWLSAQLSSLRGVLAAGCGVPPDRLALTENVSSGCVLPLWGLPWQPGDTLLISDCEHPGIVAACRELARREGLSLDTLAVKEIRGDSPAAVDDAVLAALEAALTPRTRLVVLSHLLWNTGLVMPIAAVAARLREHGRQPWLLVDAAQSVGSLPVAEAASQADIYAFTGHKWCCGPEGLGGVALSARLLVESQPTLGGWRSLANESQGGSAWHTDSRRFEVATSCTPLLAGLHTSLALLESLGSCEQRLSLIQERSGQLWQGLQAIDGITPLLSAAPPAGLVSFTVAGQTPQAVVEALGKQGLWLRSLDDPCCLRACTHVTTSAAEVERLLDALCQLV from the coding sequence ATGGATCCACACACCCCTGCCCAGCTGCGGCAGCTCATGCCAGCGCTGGCGAACAAGAGCTACTTCAACTACGGCGGGCAGGGCCCGCTGCCGACGCCCTCGCTCGCGGCGATCACCGCCAGCTGGCAGCGGCTGCAGGAGCTGGGCCCGTTCACGACAGACGTCTGGCCATGGCTGTCAGCCCAACTGAGCAGCCTGCGCGGGGTTCTGGCGGCCGGTTGCGGCGTTCCTCCCGATCGGTTGGCGCTCACCGAGAACGTGTCGAGTGGCTGCGTGCTGCCGCTCTGGGGGCTCCCCTGGCAGCCCGGCGACACCTTGCTGATCAGTGATTGCGAGCACCCCGGCATCGTGGCGGCCTGCCGCGAGCTGGCGCGCCGCGAAGGCCTCAGCCTCGACACCCTGGCGGTGAAGGAGATCCGCGGCGATTCCCCCGCTGCTGTGGATGACGCTGTGCTGGCGGCGCTCGAAGCCGCACTGACGCCGCGCACGCGCCTGGTGGTGCTCTCCCACTTGCTCTGGAACACAGGCCTGGTGATGCCGATCGCGGCCGTGGCTGCGCGGCTGCGGGAGCATGGGCGCCAGCCATGGTTGCTGGTGGATGCGGCCCAGTCGGTGGGAAGCCTGCCCGTGGCTGAAGCCGCCAGCCAGGCCGACATCTACGCCTTCACCGGCCACAAGTGGTGCTGCGGCCCTGAAGGGCTGGGTGGGGTGGCGCTGTCGGCGCGGCTGCTGGTGGAGTCGCAGCCCACGCTGGGAGGCTGGCGCAGCCTGGCGAACGAATCCCAGGGGGGCAGTGCCTGGCACACCGACAGCCGCCGCTTCGAGGTGGCCACCTCCTGCACGCCGCTGCTGGCAGGGTTGCACACCTCGCTGGCGTTGCTGGAGTCGCTGGGCTCGTGCGAGCAGCGGCTTTCGCTGATCCAGGAGCGCAGCGGCCAGCTGTGGCAGGGGCTGCAGGCGATTGATGGGATCACGCCGCTGCTGAGTGCAGCGCCACCCGCTGGCCTGGTGAGTTTCACCGTGGCCGGTCAGACCCCCCAGGCGGTGGTGGAGGCGCTGGGGAAGCAGGGACTCTGGCTGCGCAGCCTCGACGACCCGTGCTGTCTGCGGGCCTGCACCCATGTGACCACCAGCGCAGCCGAAGTGGAACGGCTGCTCGATGCCCTGTGTCAGCTGGTGTGA
- the rpsD gene encoding 30S ribosomal protein S4: MSRYRGPRLRITRRLGDLPGLTRKSAKRAYPPGQHGQARRKRSEYAIRLEEKQKLRFNYGISERQLVRYVKKARAQEGSTGTNLLKLLENRLDNVCFRLGFGPTVPGARQLVNHGHITVNGRVVDIPSYQCRAGDVIIVRQRKASKQLAEGNLEFPGLSNIPPNLELDKAKLSAKVNGRIEREWVALEINELLVVEYYSRKV; this comes from the coding sequence ATGTCCCGATACCGCGGCCCTCGCCTGAGGATCACGCGGCGCTTGGGAGACCTCCCCGGTCTCACCCGTAAGTCCGCCAAGCGGGCTTATCCCCCCGGTCAGCACGGCCAAGCCCGTCGCAAGCGCTCCGAATACGCCATCCGCCTGGAAGAGAAGCAGAAGCTTCGCTTCAACTACGGCATCTCCGAGCGCCAGCTCGTGCGCTACGTGAAGAAAGCGCGCGCCCAGGAAGGTTCCACCGGAACCAACCTGCTCAAACTGCTCGAGAACCGTCTCGACAACGTCTGCTTCCGTCTCGGCTTCGGCCCCACCGTGCCCGGCGCCCGCCAGCTGGTGAACCACGGCCACATCACCGTGAATGGCCGTGTCGTTGACATCCCCAGCTATCAGTGCCGAGCCGGTGATGTGATCATCGTGCGTCAGCGCAAGGCCAGCAAGCAGCTGGCTGAAGGCAACCTGGAGTTCCCAGGCCTCTCCAACATCCCCCCCAACCTCGAGCTCGACAAAGCCAAGCTCTCGGCCAAGGTCAACGGCCGCATTGAGCGTGAATGGGTGGCGCTGGAGATCAACGAACTGCTGGTGGTGGAGTACTACTCCCGCAAGGTGTGA
- the yidC gene encoding membrane protein insertase YidC yields MIGYISDNLLLPILDFFYGLVPSYGLAIIALTVVIRLALFPLSAGSIRSARRMRIAQPVMQKRQAEIKSRYASNPQKQQEELGKLMKEFGSPLAGCLPLVVQMPILFALFATLRGSPFADVPYTLNLKVLPADQIAAVEAKPFNSASHSIFITETSHVPVVASLEQGTKLGVGDTAQIELHTRDGKPFTSVLADVENGSAFLPTWSVTKGDGVVAVSDDGRITAIGTGDATVEAKVPGLAARSGFLFIKALGQVGFYTDGAINWDIAILVGAFGASLFVSQILSGMGMPPNPQQSTANKITPVMITGMFLFFPLPAGVLLYMVVANIFQGLQTFLLTREALPDNLQEILDQQLAQQTVSVASSGAAALDRLPFEPKSKK; encoded by the coding sequence GTGATCGGCTACATCTCCGACAACCTGCTGCTCCCCATCCTCGATTTCTTCTACGGATTGGTGCCGAGCTACGGGCTGGCCATCATCGCGCTCACCGTGGTGATCCGGCTGGCGCTCTTCCCGCTGAGCGCCGGCTCCATCCGCAGTGCCCGCCGCATGCGCATCGCCCAGCCGGTGATGCAGAAGCGTCAGGCGGAGATCAAATCGCGCTACGCCAGCAACCCACAGAAGCAGCAGGAAGAGCTGGGCAAGTTGATGAAGGAGTTCGGCAGCCCGCTGGCTGGCTGCCTGCCGCTGGTTGTTCAGATGCCGATCCTGTTCGCCCTGTTCGCCACCCTGCGGGGGTCCCCCTTCGCCGATGTGCCCTACACCCTCAACCTCAAGGTGCTCCCCGCCGACCAGATCGCTGCGGTGGAAGCCAAGCCGTTCAACAGCGCCAGCCATTCGATCTTCATCACCGAAACCAGCCACGTGCCAGTGGTTGCCAGCCTTGAGCAAGGCACCAAGCTCGGCGTCGGCGACACGGCCCAGATCGAGCTGCACACCCGTGACGGCAAGCCGTTCACCTCCGTCCTCGCCGATGTGGAGAACGGTTCGGCCTTCCTGCCCACCTGGTCGGTGACCAAAGGCGATGGCGTCGTGGCGGTGAGCGACGACGGCAGGATCACGGCCATCGGCACCGGTGACGCCACGGTGGAGGCCAAGGTGCCCGGCCTGGCAGCCCGCAGCGGCTTCCTGTTCATCAAGGCGCTCGGTCAGGTGGGCTTCTACACCGATGGGGCGATCAACTGGGACATCGCCATCCTGGTGGGAGCTTTCGGCGCCAGCCTGTTCGTCTCCCAGATCCTCTCGGGCATGGGCATGCCGCCGAACCCGCAGCAGTCCACCGCCAACAAGATCACGCCCGTGATGATCACCGGCATGTTCCTGTTCTTCCCGTTGCCCGCCGGCGTCCTGCTTTACATGGTGGTGGCGAACATCTTCCAGGGCCTGCAGACCTTCCTGCTCACCCGCGAAGCCCTTCCCGACAACCTCCAGGAGATTCTTGACCAGCAGCTTGCTCAGCAGACCGTGTCGGTGGCCTCCAGCGGCGCCGCCGCCCTCGACCGGCTGCCGTTTGAGCCCAAGAGCAAGAAGTGA
- a CDS encoding 2-hydroxyacid dehydrogenase, which yields MTVAVFDAKPYDRLHLPAATGADVQLRFLAFRLTADTAAAAEGAKAVCVFVNDVVDRACIQQLVARGITLVALRCTGFNNIDLDSARELGLTVNHVPAYSPYAVAEHAVALLLSLNRKVHRAYNRVREMNFSLQGLVGSDLHRKTVGIVGTGKIGKIVARILHGFGMVVVAYDPYPDPAWAAREGITYLDPITLASMSDVISLHVPLTPETHHIIRRETIERMKPGVILVNVSRGGLIDTSALIEALKSGRLGGVALDVYEEEEGVFFEDLSSHVLQDDLLARLLTFPNVLITAHQAFLTHEALGDIAHVTGVNLRALAAAHPFLKGSVLT from the coding sequence TTGACCGTGGCGGTGTTTGATGCGAAGCCCTACGACCGGCTCCATCTCCCAGCGGCCACAGGCGCAGATGTGCAGCTTCGCTTTCTTGCCTTTCGCCTCACTGCGGATACTGCCGCCGCCGCTGAAGGGGCCAAGGCTGTCTGTGTCTTCGTCAACGATGTGGTCGACCGGGCCTGTATCCAGCAGCTGGTGGCGAGGGGCATCACACTGGTGGCCCTGCGTTGCACCGGCTTCAACAATATCGATCTGGATTCAGCCAGGGAACTGGGGCTCACGGTGAACCATGTTCCGGCCTATTCCCCCTATGCGGTGGCTGAACATGCGGTGGCGTTGCTGCTGAGCCTGAACCGCAAGGTGCACCGGGCTTATAACCGGGTGCGGGAGATGAATTTCTCGCTGCAGGGCCTGGTGGGGAGCGATCTGCATCGCAAGACGGTGGGAATCGTGGGTACGGGCAAGATCGGCAAGATCGTGGCGCGCATTCTTCACGGCTTCGGCATGGTGGTGGTGGCCTACGACCCCTATCCCGACCCCGCCTGGGCGGCGCGGGAGGGCATCACCTATCTCGATCCGATCACATTGGCCTCGATGAGTGATGTGATCTCCCTGCACGTTCCGCTCACGCCGGAAACCCATCACATCATTCGGCGCGAAACCATTGAGCGCATGAAGCCGGGCGTGATTCTCGTCAATGTGAGCCGTGGCGGCCTGATTGACACCTCCGCGCTGATCGAGGCGCTCAAGTCGGGCCGGCTCGGTGGAGTGGCACTCGATGTCTATGAGGAAGAGGAGGGGGTGTTCTTCGAGGATCTCTCCAGCCATGTGCTTCAAGACGATCTGCTCGCCAGGCTGCTCACCTTCCCCAATGTGCTGATCACCGCCCACCAGGCCTTCCTCACCCACGAGGCGCTCGGTGATATCGCCCACGTGACCGGTGTCAACCTGCGGGCACTGGCGGCGGCGCACCCCTTCCTGAAGGGCTCCGTGCTCACCTGA